Proteins from a genomic interval of Nitrospirota bacterium:
- a CDS encoding metal ABC transporter ATP-binding protein: MQVDVISVNGLTFRYNSMTVLRDISLSVSKGDYVGLVGPNGSGKSTLIKTLLGLIMPDEGNVSLFGRSPQDFHEWHKVGYVPQKATSFNPNFPAVVEEIVSLGIISKKGFPKQLNKSDYEAIDRALALMDISGIKDRLFGELSGGQQQRVAIARAVVSEPELLILDEPATALDPETRERFFGILMELNSKANTTIILVTHDIGSIGKYASRLLYLDKEIIFFGSFEDFCVSSEMSRYFGESSQHLICHRH, translated from the coding sequence ATGCAGGTAGATGTCATATCGGTTAATGGTCTGACCTTCAGGTATAACTCCATGACAGTTCTAAGGGACATATCCCTAAGCGTAAGTAAAGGAGACTATGTTGGGCTTGTTGGGCCAAATGGCTCCGGGAAAAGCACATTAATCAAGACCCTGCTTGGACTCATCATGCCTGATGAAGGCAATGTCTCTTTATTTGGCAGGAGTCCACAGGATTTCCATGAGTGGCATAAGGTTGGCTATGTTCCTCAGAAGGCTACATCTTTTAATCCGAATTTTCCAGCTGTAGTGGAAGAGATTGTTTCTCTTGGGATTATTTCGAAAAAGGGATTTCCAAAACAGTTGAATAAATCCGACTACGAGGCTATAGACAGGGCACTTGCATTGATGGATATATCAGGGATTAAAGACAGGCTTTTTGGCGAGCTCTCAGGTGGTCAACAGCAAAGGGTGGCAATTGCGAGGGCAGTTGTAAGCGAACCAGAGCTTTTAATCTTAGATGAGCCTGCTACTGCCCTTGACCCTGAAACAAGGGAAAGGTTCTTTGGCATACTCATGGAGCTTAATAGTAAAGCCAATACCACGATTATCCTCGTTACGCATGACATTGGCAGTATCGGTAAATACGCATCCCGATTGCTTTATCTGGATAAGGAAATCATATTCTTTGGCTCTTTTGAGGATTTCTGCGTCTCTTCTGAGATGTCGAGGTATTTTGGGGAATCCTCACAGCACCTTATATGTCATAGGCATTGA